The DNA segment AAGTGGAAGAGCCATTTGAGAAGAATCAAATCGGCAGCTCGGCGATGGCCTACAAACGCAACCCGATGCGGAGCGAGCGAATCTGTGCACTCGGTCGGTTCGTCATGAGCCTGCAAAGCAGTCCCGCGATGACCGCCGCGACGCAGTGGATGGAACGCACCCTGGACGACAGCGCCAACCGCCGCTTGGTCATCCCGCAAGCCTTCCTGGCCATCGATGCAGCACTCGTGCTGATGCAAAACGTTGCCGACGGGATGGTCGTCTACCCGGCCACGATCGCGAAAAACTTGGGGGCCGAACTCCCGTTCATGGCGACCGAGAACATCTTGATGCAAGCGGTCGCTGCGGGCGGTGACCGTCAAGATTTGCACGAACAAATTCGCGTGCACAGTCAAGCGGCGGCACTGGAAGTCAAACAGAACGCTGGCGACAACGATCTGCTGGAACGCCTCAAAGGCGACGAAAACTTCGCCGGAATCGACCTGGAAGCCGCGATCGATCCACACGCTTACGTGGGGCGAGCTCCCCAACAAGTCGACGAGTTCATGGAAACGATCATCGCCCCCATTCGCCAGAGATATTCTGGTGGGAGCGATTTGAGTGTCGAAGTCACCGTGTGATTTCGACGGTCCGTTTGACTGGGCAATGATCTCGCCGGCCCGCCATGTTGCTGGCGAGATCCAAGGCCCTCTTTGATCGACTGTTCTTAGAACAAGAAGATCGTGTCGATGCCGAAGGTGGTCTGGTCATCTTGGTCGTTTTCCAAGATGCCAGTCACATCGTCTCCGTCAACCCAATCCCAGCGAATTTCGGGGCGGATCAAGACGTTGGCGTGCGGTTTGACGTTGGCACCCAAGGTCATGGCGTAAACATCGACATTGCCGTTGTAGACACCTGCGTCCGCGTCGTACCACTCGAAACGACTGCCCAAGGCCAAGCAATCGCTGACCGTGTAGATCAGGTAGTTGTTCAGACCGTAGGTTTCTTTGAAGTTGCCACCGTTGCCGTCTTCGGCGTCCAAGTAATCCGACTGCAAAACGTATTGCAATTGATCGGTCAGCGCGACGTCGGTGACGATCGAGTGCATGTAGCCTTGCGATGTGGTCCCACCGGGCTGGTCACCAAAACGCCCCACAACGGTTGCGTAGGTGACGGTGACATCGTCACTCATGGCCAGCGAAGCACCGCCCAAGAACGAGTCGCCATTGTCTTCAAAGCCGCTGTCCCAGCCCATGGTGTATCCACCATACAGGGTCAGATCATCGCCAGCGTTGTAAGTCGCCAAAGCACCGGTGTGGGTGAAGGGCTCGCTGTTGTACATCGTGTAAGCGTGGCTGTAGAAGAAGTTGTCAGGAGCGGCAACGACTTCGTAACCAATGATCGTGAAGAAGTGGCCGAATTTCACCGACAGGTCGCCGTAGCCCACTTCACCGTAGACCTGTGGCAGTGCACTGCCGTACTGCCCGTGATCCCAACCGGTGTCCCAGTGGCCGTTGTCGATGCCAAACGCCTGGGTGTCTTGAGCATCGATGCCGTAGACGTAATCGATGCGTCCACCGAAGTCGAAACCATTCGACGTGTCGATGGCCTTCTCGGCGTAGAACCAGGCTTGGTGCAGGTTGTATTCGTCGGGGCGATTATTGAACAAAGGCAATGCTTTGTCGTGGTACCCCATTTGAACCCAACCACCGACGGAGTAGCCACAGGCTTCGCCGAAGAGTGTGAACGGATCGCCGAGGTCGCACTCAAACAACCCGCATCCGCCATCATCAAACAGGCCGCCTCCCATGTCGCCACAGCTCATGTCGCCGCAACCACCGTCGCAGGCCAACTCACCGCAGCCACATTCCATTTCAGGAAACGTGTCACACGATTCATCACAGCTGGCGTCAAAGTGCCCCACCGGGAGGACTTCCGCCTGACTGGTAGGCATTCCGCCTTGGTAACTTGCGTCCGCCACAAATCGGTCGGCGGCAGAAACGCCATTGAGGCTTCCCAATCCAACCAAGCCACCGAGGGCCAACCACAAAGCAGCTCGTTTCGATTTCATCTTGCTCGTCCCTGATCGATTTCAAATGGATTCGCCGCGTCCACAGTGACTGCCGCCTTCCATGGCAGCAAACCAGTCAACCGTGTCGACCGCCAAGTAGAGGCGATTCCTTGCTGGGAAGTATCGTCGCCGCGGCGCGATGCAATTGAGACCAACGCCATAGAAACCCCAGCCCGAAACACCGGAAAATCCAGACCAGCGTTAAACTTTGCGGGTTAGGAGGTTCGTCCGGTGAGTTTCAAGCGTTCGACCAAGACCGCTGAAATCTTGAGCGCAAACGAAAAAAAGCCGGCTCATCGCATTTCTGCGGTGAACCGGCCTCTTGGGTCTCACGAAATCGTCGTTCGGGGCAGCTTAGAACATGAAGATCGTATCGAAACCGAAGGTGGTTTGATCGTCGTCATTGTTTTCCAAGATCCCGGTGTAGTCGCCATCGACCCAGTCCCAACGAACTTCGGGACGAATCAAGACGTTCGAGTGAGGACGGTAGTTGATACCGGTCGTCAAAGCGTAGACATCGCTGTCGTCGTTGTTTCCATCGTCGAACACACCTTCGCTTTGGTACCACTCGAAGCGGCCACCCAAGGACAAGCAGTCATTGATGTTGTAGATCAAGTACTGGTTGATGCCGAACGTGTCACGAACGGTTCCACCAGCAGCATCTTCGCTGTCCAGCAAGTCCGACTGGAAGATGTACTGCAATTTGTCGCTGACAGCGTAGTCAGCAACGATCGAGTGCATGTAGCCCTTCTCGACTCCACCAGCGTTGTCTTCGCCGAAGCGACCGATGGTGGTTGCGTAGGTCAGGGTCAGGTCGTCAGTCAGGCCAGCCGAGAAACCACCGAGGTAGGTGTCGCCGTTGTCTTCGAAACCGCTATCCCAGCCCAAGGTGTATCCACCGAAGACGCTCAGATCGTCCGAAACGTTGTACGTTGCCAATGCACCGGTGTGGGTGAAAGGCTCGCTGTTGTACATCGTGTAAGCGTGGCTGTAGAAGAAGTTGTCAGGAGCGGCAACGACTTCGTAACCAATGATCGTGAAGAAGTGACCGACTTTGACCGACAGGTCGCCGTAGCCCATTTCCGTGTACAGCTGAGGAATGGCGTGACCGTAGTCCCCACCGTTGTCCCACTGATTGTCCCAGTGACCGTTGTCGATTCCGAACGCTTGCGTGTCGGGACCGTCGGTACCGTAGATGTAATCGATCCGTCCACCGATGTCGAAGCCGCACGAAGTGTCGATGGCTTTTTCAGCGTACAACCATGCTTGGTGCAGCTGAACGTTGTCGGGACGGCTGTTGAACAAAGGCAACGCCTTTGAGTGGTAGCCGATCGACGCCCATCCGCCCACTTCGATGCCGCAGACATCGCCGAACAGCGTGTAAGGGTCGTCCAAGCAGCAGTCGCCCAATCCGGGCAAGCAGCTACCGAGGCCACCGCCGCAGAGCGAATCGCAGCCGCTGTCGCAACCTGTGTTGCAGCCGCAGTCACCCAAGCAACCGACGGTTTCGCAACCGCAAGTCACTTCGTTGCTGCATCCGCCAACAGGCTCGCAACCACACACGGGCTCACCACAATCGCAAAGCGACGAGGTGCAAGAGACCAATCCAATATCATTTGCTGAAGCGCTGGTCAGATTTGTGGCGTTAACGCCGCATGCAACCGCTGCGATCAGAGCTAGTTTACTAAGCTTCATTGCTTTCTCCGTTGAAGTCCCAATCCAATTGGGCCGTTTCGTGTCACCAAGATTCAAAATGGATGCCGTCAGAACCAGAAGCTGTGCCCCCACAGTTGGGGAGGGCCGATCTCTCGCTCTTGAACGATGAAACAAACGCAGTCCATCGCTTTTTCAACGCACACGCTGCCTGCCGCCGAAGGCACATCGAATTTTCCGAGCAATCGTTTCGAAATTCGAATCAATCACCTCGAAGATTTCGAGTGAGTTGAAAGCAATCCATCATGTCGTCGGAGGAATTCATCGGTGCATTTGCCGAGTCCGTCCCCAACCCGTCCTCAAATCCACTCAGAAACCGTCCACGGGGTGCGCAACGCACCTGTTACTCCTCATCTGCCGGTCGTTCCCCTGATGCCGTTTAGGTAAAATGTGATGATTCAGGACCGAAGACGCTCGGTAGAAGTGAAAATCCTGCTTTCAATAAAACGTTCCACCCGCTATCCTGCGGGGCTTCTCCCTGGAACCAGGGATTTTGAGCGTTTAAAACCACACACATGACAATCACCGCAAGCGGTGGCGGAGAATCAGATGGCACGACAATGCGAAGCGTGCGGCAAGAAAGTCCAAATGGGCAACCGTATTGAAACCCGGGGTAAAGCGAAGTACCTGGGCGGAGTCGGTACCAAAATCACTGGTTGCACACGCCGTAAATTTGTCCCCAACTTGCAAAAAGTTCACGTGACCTTGCCCAACGGCACCAACAAATCAATGCGGATTTGCACTCAGTGCATTCGCAGCGGTGTCGTACGCAAAACCGTGAAAACAAAACCGTTTGACGTCAGCGGCGGTAAAAAGTCCTGATGTCCGGTCCTGGCAACGGTGCGTCCGTCGACATCCAAAAATTGGCTCGACTGGCTCGCCTTCAGCTAACGGAACAAGAGCAAACCGATTTCGGCCCGCAAATCGCGGACATCCTCGGTTTCGTGGAACAATTGTCCGAACTCGACACCTCCGGTGTCGAGCCGATGACCAGTGCGCTGGATGTCGAAAACCGATTCCGGGACGACACCCCAGACCAAAGCCTGTCTGCCGAGGTTGCGACGCGAACCGCGCCCGCCTCCCAAGATGGCACGTTTTTGGTGCCTCCCGTACTGGGAAACACTTCTTCCAAGAAATGAATCCGGCCCAAGCAGTTCGCGAAGATTCCCTCGGAATGAATTCGCGAACCGTTTTTGCTGCGCAGTCCAAACCTACCTGCCGCGATGCCCGATCGATCAACCCGGCATCAATCAACCTGGCATCGCTTGACCTCGCCCAGCCAAGTCAGGCCCACAGGACCTGACCGCACCCAGGCCTCCTTCTCACGAAGCCTCTTCCTCGGGCCGATCGACAACCACCAGATTGCTGGCCAAATCTTCGACCACGCGTGATTCCAACCCATCGTCGGACACTCGCTGGCGATCCACGGTCTTGGGTTTGACCCCCGCTGGCAAACGCCCCAGGTGAAAAACAGGCTCGCCAGGCGAAACGGCTGGCAACGTTGTCATTCCAATGACGACGCTGTCAAACGGCGAAATCAAGACACTGCGTTCGAACCCCAACAAGGTTGTGTTGGTCGCCAGCGGCTGACCCTTTTCAACAAAATCGCCGGGCCCAACGTGAAATTGAAGGAAACCGCCTTTCTCCGCCCGGACCCACTTGGCCGTTTCAACATGAAACCGAGCCTCGGGTACCTCCGCCTCGCCATCGATCATTTCTAACTTCGCGAGCACGTTTCGGACGCCACGAACAGCGATCTCGACAATCCGAGGCTCAGCCTTCCAGACTTCGCCGCCTTCCATCACGATCGTGGGACACCCCGCCAAACACGCCTCGCGACGAAGCGCCCCCGCGGGCCCCTGACCATTCATGATCACGTCGGTGCCGAAGGATTCCGCCAACATACTGACCTTGGGATCACTCAGATCACCACGGACGTTGGGGTAATTCGTCCGGCGAACCGAGGCGGTGTGCAAATCGATCCCGTAATCGGAACGCCCAACAATCTCATCAAAGATCGTTCTCGCCACGCGACCAGCCAGTGATCCCGAGAAGGAACCAGGAAAGCAGCGATTCAAATCGCGACGATCGGGCAAATACCGAGAGTGCCGCTCAAACGCGAGCAAATTCAACACTGGAACCAGAATCAGCGCCCCGGCTTTCAGGTCCAGATTCTCATCCTGGATCAGCTGACGCACTGCGCCCGTCCCATTCAGCTCGTCCCCGTGCAGCGCCGCGGTCACAAACACGACCGGGCCCGGGTTCAACGCCCGCTGAACAAAGATTGGAATCCGCAATGAGATTCCGGAGTACGACTCACTGACGGCAAGGTGAATGCTCCGCTGCTCCCCCGCAGGAACTTCCTTCCCTGACCAATTGCCAACGTGCTTGGGGCTATCCATGATCCCTGATTTCACTCACTTAAAGATCGACGACCGTATCGCTCGCCGAATCATCTTGGTGTTTTCGCAACTGCTCCATCGCTGCCAAAGTCGCATCGCAATACGACGACACGGCGGTCCCCCAAGCCTCTTCCTTCGTGGCCTGGCGAGCTTGTTGCAACAACTGGTCAACATTTTGCCAGTCCAACATCCAGTTTCGCTCTTCTGACGTTTGCCGCAACTGGGTGATCACATCATCCATGCGAAGAAGGAAGGCTTCGTGCGAATCCGCCCTGTATCTGCGGTAGGGCCCGGTCCCCAGCGCGGTCTCACCGCTGCCGATATCCAGCGGTGCTCCGGAACTCCAGTTTGTGTCGATCGAACCCTGACCTGAACCACCCTGCCCTGCTGCCTGATTGCCAGGCACGCTCGCGACCGGCGCCGAGTCGCCCCCGGCCTCCT comes from the Rhodopirellula islandica genome and includes:
- a CDS encoding porin yields the protein MKSKRAALWLALGGLVGLGSLNGVSAADRFVADASYQGGMPTSQAEVLPVGHFDASCDESCDTFPEMECGCGELACDGGCGDMSCGDMGGGLFDDGGCGLFECDLGDPFTLFGEACGYSVGGWVQMGYHDKALPLFNNRPDEYNLHQAWFYAEKAIDTSNGFDFGGRIDYVYGIDAQDTQAFGIDNGHWDTGWDHGQYGSALPQVYGEVGYGDLSVKFGHFFTIIGYEVVAAPDNFFYSHAYTMYNSEPFTHTGALATYNAGDDLTLYGGYTMGWDSGFEDNGDSFLGGASLAMSDDVTVTYATVVGRFGDQPGGTTSQGYMHSIVTDVALTDQLQYVLQSDYLDAEDGNGGNFKETYGLNNYLIYTVSDCLALGSRFEWYDADAGVYNGNVDVYAMTLGANVKPHANVLIRPEIRWDWVDGDDVTGILENDQDDQTTFGIDTIFLF
- a CDS encoding porin; its protein translation is MCGCEPVGGCSNEVTCGCETVGCLGDCGCNTGCDSGCDSLCGGGLGSCLPGLGDCCLDDPYTLFGDVCGIEVGGWASIGYHSKALPLFNSRPDNVQLHQAWLYAEKAIDTSCGFDIGGRIDYIYGTDGPDTQAFGIDNGHWDNQWDNGGDYGHAIPQLYTEMGYGDLSVKVGHFFTIIGYEVVAAPDNFFYSHAYTMYNSEPFTHTGALATYNVSDDLSVFGGYTLGWDSGFEDNGDTYLGGFSAGLTDDLTLTYATTIGRFGEDNAGGVEKGYMHSIVADYAVSDKLQYIFQSDLLDSEDAAGGTVRDTFGINQYLIYNINDCLSLGGRFEWYQSEGVFDDGNNDDSDVYALTTGINYRPHSNVLIRPEVRWDWVDGDYTGILENNDDDQTTFGFDTIFMF
- the rpmB gene encoding 50S ribosomal protein L28; this translates as MARQCEACGKKVQMGNRIETRGKAKYLGGVGTKITGCTRRKFVPNLQKVHVTLPNGTNKSMRICTQCIRSGVVRKTVKTKPFDVSGGKKS
- the gatC gene encoding Asp-tRNA(Asn)/Glu-tRNA(Gln) amidotransferase subunit GatC, with protein sequence MSGPGNGASVDIQKLARLARLQLTEQEQTDFGPQIADILGFVEQLSELDTSGVEPMTSALDVENRFRDDTPDQSLSAEVATRTAPASQDGTFLVPPVLGNTSSKK
- a CDS encoding succinylglutamate desuccinylase/aspartoacylase family protein, which encodes MDSPKHVGNWSGKEVPAGEQRSIHLAVSESYSGISLRIPIFVQRALNPGPVVFVTAALHGDELNGTGAVRQLIQDENLDLKAGALILVPVLNLLAFERHSRYLPDRRDLNRCFPGSFSGSLAGRVARTIFDEIVGRSDYGIDLHTASVRRTNYPNVRGDLSDPKVSMLAESFGTDVIMNGQGPAGALRREACLAGCPTIVMEGGEVWKAEPRIVEIAVRGVRNVLAKLEMIDGEAEVPEARFHVETAKWVRAEKGGFLQFHVGPGDFVEKGQPLATNTTLLGFERSVLISPFDSVVIGMTTLPAVSPGEPVFHLGRLPAGVKPKTVDRQRVSDDGLESRVVEDLASNLVVVDRPEEEAS